Proteins co-encoded in one Corylus avellana chromosome ca9, CavTom2PMs-1.0 genomic window:
- the LOC132192075 gene encoding uncharacterized protein LOC132192075 isoform X1, producing MLAEPQSEMAEVRGSATWRDELASLVEDTAIRYTGEPIGDSTASFGTRRTGFVSGEESAGSESLKDQVKGFAMAWGEILMELGRGCRDIAQQSLLTEDSYIVRKLRKPYAEVSGRLKYLNEFLPEDRDPAQAWSVIFFVFILALAALNINSTHDSLIPPVKKVCIHPPSASHILLPDGRHMAYHEQGVPADRARFSLIAPHSFLSSRLAGIPGVKMSLLEEFGIRLVTYDLPGFGESDPHPGRNLNSSAFDMLHLANAVGISDKFWLLGHSSGSIHAWAALRYIPNRIAGAAILAPMINPYDPSMTKEEMKRMWEKWMPRRKLLYFLARRFPKFLSYFYRRSFLSGKHDRIDNRLFVSLGKRDEFLIDEPIFEEFWHRDVEESIRQGNTKPFIEEAVLQVSDWGFSPADLQVRKKCQRIGILSWLRSLYSEAECELTGFLGPIHIWQGMDDRVFPPSVTEYVERVLPGAIVHKLPNEGHFSYFFFCDECHRQIFSTLFGIPQGPLDKKAEMDQTPFEGDIQMVSPVAASTTE from the exons ATGCTCGCAGAGCCGCAGAG CGAAATGGCGGAAGTGAGAGGATCGGCCACGTGGCGGGACGAGCTGGCTAGTCTGGTGGAGGACACGGCGATACGATACACCGGGGAGCCAATCGGAGACTCGACGGCGTCGTTTGGGACGAGAAGGACGGGGTTCGTTTCGGGAGAAGAATCGGCGGGATCGGAGAGCCTCAAGGATCAGGTGAAGGGATTCGCAATGGCTTGGGGCGAGATACTGATGGAATTGGGCAGAGGCTGTAGGGACATTGCGCAGCAGAGCCTTCTGACTGAGGACTCGTATATCGTGCGAAAGCTTCGGAAGCCGTACGCTGAGGTCTCCGGCAGATTGAAGTACTTGAACGAGTTTTTGCCGGAGGATCGCGATCCGGCTCAAGCGTGGTCGGTTATATTCTTCGTTTTCATTCTCGCGCTTGCAG CTTTGAATATTAATAGCACACATGACAGCTTGATTCCACCAGTAAAGAAGGTGTGTATACATCCTCCCAGCGCTAGCCACATACTACTTCCAGATGGTAGACACATGGCTTACCATGAGCAAGGTGTTCCAGCCGACAGAGCTAGATTTTCCCTAATAGCTCcacattcttttctttcctcacGACTTgcag GTATACCGGGAGTTAAAATGTCATTGCTTGAAGAGTTTGGCATTCGCTTGGTCACATATGATCTTCCCGGTTTTGGGGAGAGCGATCCTCATCCCGGAAGGAACCTTAACTCATCAGCATTTGATATGTTGCACCTTGCTAACGCAGTTGGTATTAGTGACAAGTTCTGGCTTTTGGGCCATTCAAGTGGATCCATTCATGCTTGGGCTGCTCTCAGATACATACCTAACAGAATTGCAG GAGCAGCCATTTTGGCCCCAATGATTAATCCATACGATCCGAGCATGACTAAAGAAGAGATGAAAAGAATGTGGGAAAAATGGATgccaagaagaaaattattgtaCTTCTTAGCTCGTAGATTTCCGAAGTTCCTCTCCTATTTCTATCGCCGAAGCTTCCTATCTGGAAAGCATGATCGAATTGATAACCGGTTATTTGTCTCACTGGGAAAGAGA GACGAATTCCTGATCGACGAGCCAATATTCGAAGAATTTTGGCATAGAGATGTGGAGGAGTCAATTCGACAGGGAAATACAAAACCATTTATAGAGGAAGCTGTGCTACAGGTATCAGATTGGGGGTTTAGCCCAGCAGATCTTCAGGTGCGGAAGAAGTGTCAGAGAATAGGCATTCTTTCTTGGCTGAGGTCCTTGTACAGTGAGGCAGAATGTGAATTGACTGGATTCCTAGGCCCAATACATATATGGCAG GGCATGGATGATCGGGTATTCCCACCATCAGTGACCGAGTATGTGGAGCGGGTTCTACCCGGGGCCATTGTGCATAAGCTCCCAAATGAAGGCCATTTCTCCTATTTCTTTTTCTGTGATGAATGCCATAGACAGATATTTTCCACACTTTTTGGAATCCCTCAAGGTCCACTTGACAAGAAAGCGGAAATGGATCAAACTCCATTTGAAGGAGATATTCAAATGGTATCACCTGTTGCTGCTTCTACAACAGAATGA
- the LOC132162391 gene encoding probable leucine-rich repeat receptor-like protein kinase At1g35710, whose product MAPSISNISTVVVAWATFILIYATYLDTTALFVTASAESKALLESGWWSGHISNTSNPCKWHGITCNVGGSVSEIAIHFDSGFHLGEMSKLNFSFFPNLVRLNLSNSDLQGSISLEICTLSKLTYLDLSHNNLTGKLPRSLANLTQLDWFDISYNQISGFIVPEIGMLKNLTNLNLGYNMFTGPIPSTLGHLSNLKYLDLYYNQINGSIPPEIYKMKNLSFLALENNNLSGQIPSTLGNLTKLRILILSDNQINGSIPVEIGNLKSLIALALDHNNLIGHIPTQITYLYLLLTLDLSHNFLSGEAIIELGAASKLWILNLSYNNLTGNIPHTYASIKYVNLSYNSLEGPIPYGYDVYHTFDTLIGNKNLCGVFVYFPPCKSIATRVKIFVPITISLSFLVPGGFLLSRCILKKTQLKLRETRNGN is encoded by the coding sequence ATGGCCCCCTCCATTTCCAATATTTCCACTGTGGTCGTTGCATGGGCTACCTTCATCTTGATCTATGCAACATATTTGGACACAACAGCTCTGTTCGTGACAGCATCAGCAGAATCGAAGGCACTGCTGGAGAGTGGATGGTGGAGTGGCCACATCAGCAATACCTCAAATCCTTGCAAGTGGCATGGTATTACTTGCAATGTTGGTGGAAGCGTCTCCGAGATCGCCATCCACTTCGATTCGGGTTTCCACTTGGGAGAGATGTCAAAACTCAACTTCTCTTTCTTCCCAAATTTAGTCCGCCTTAATTTGTCCAATAGTGATCTTCAGGGGagtatttcacttgaaatatgTACTTTATCTAAACTCACCTATCTTGATCTGTCCCACAACAATCTCACCGGTAAGTTGCCTCGTTCACTTGCAAACCTAACCCAATTAGATTGGTTTGACATTTCTTATAATCAAATCAGTGGTTTCATAGTACCAGAAATAGGGATGTTGAAGAATTTGACCAATTTGAACCTAGGTTATAACATGTTCACCGGTCCAATCCCTTCCACCTTGGGTCATTTAAgtaatttgaaatatttggatctttattacaatcaaataaatGGTTCCATTCCCCCGGAAATATACAAAATGAAGAATTTGAGTTTCTTGGCTCTTGAGAATAACAACCTTAGCGGTCAAATCCCTTCCACTCTAGGTAATTTGACTAAATTACGAATTTTGATTCTTAGTGACAATCAAATTAATGGTTCAATCCCCGTAGAAATAGGGAACTTGAAGAGTTTGATTGCTTTGGCTCTCGATCATAACAATCTCATTGGTCATATCCCCACTCAGATCACCTACCTTTATTTATTGTTAACTCTTGACCTTAGTCATAACTTTCTCAGTGGAGAAGCAATTATTGAACTTGGGGCTGCAAGCAAATTATGGATCTTAAATCTCAGCTACAACAATCTCACAGGCAACATCCCCCATACTTACGCTTCTATTAAATACGTCAACTTGTCATACAATTCTTTAGAAGGTCCAATTCCATATGGTTATGATGTCTATCATACATTCGACACATTAATTGGAAATAAGAATTTGTGTGGTGTTTTCGTATATTTCCCTCCTTGCAAATCAATTGCAACTAGGGTGAAAATTTTTGTTCCCATCACCATTTCCCTTAGCTTCTTAGTTCCGGGTGGCTTTCTCCTGTCTCGATGCATACTCAAGAAAACTCAATTAAAGCTAAGAGAAACAAGGAATGGAAACTAG
- the LOC132192075 gene encoding uncharacterized protein LOC132192075 isoform X2 — MAEVRGSATWRDELASLVEDTAIRYTGEPIGDSTASFGTRRTGFVSGEESAGSESLKDQVKGFAMAWGEILMELGRGCRDIAQQSLLTEDSYIVRKLRKPYAEVSGRLKYLNEFLPEDRDPAQAWSVIFFVFILALAALNINSTHDSLIPPVKKVCIHPPSASHILLPDGRHMAYHEQGVPADRARFSLIAPHSFLSSRLAGIPGVKMSLLEEFGIRLVTYDLPGFGESDPHPGRNLNSSAFDMLHLANAVGISDKFWLLGHSSGSIHAWAALRYIPNRIAGAAILAPMINPYDPSMTKEEMKRMWEKWMPRRKLLYFLARRFPKFLSYFYRRSFLSGKHDRIDNRLFVSLGKRDEFLIDEPIFEEFWHRDVEESIRQGNTKPFIEEAVLQVSDWGFSPADLQVRKKCQRIGILSWLRSLYSEAECELTGFLGPIHIWQGMDDRVFPPSVTEYVERVLPGAIVHKLPNEGHFSYFFFCDECHRQIFSTLFGIPQGPLDKKAEMDQTPFEGDIQMVSPVAASTTE, encoded by the exons ATGGCGGAAGTGAGAGGATCGGCCACGTGGCGGGACGAGCTGGCTAGTCTGGTGGAGGACACGGCGATACGATACACCGGGGAGCCAATCGGAGACTCGACGGCGTCGTTTGGGACGAGAAGGACGGGGTTCGTTTCGGGAGAAGAATCGGCGGGATCGGAGAGCCTCAAGGATCAGGTGAAGGGATTCGCAATGGCTTGGGGCGAGATACTGATGGAATTGGGCAGAGGCTGTAGGGACATTGCGCAGCAGAGCCTTCTGACTGAGGACTCGTATATCGTGCGAAAGCTTCGGAAGCCGTACGCTGAGGTCTCCGGCAGATTGAAGTACTTGAACGAGTTTTTGCCGGAGGATCGCGATCCGGCTCAAGCGTGGTCGGTTATATTCTTCGTTTTCATTCTCGCGCTTGCAG CTTTGAATATTAATAGCACACATGACAGCTTGATTCCACCAGTAAAGAAGGTGTGTATACATCCTCCCAGCGCTAGCCACATACTACTTCCAGATGGTAGACACATGGCTTACCATGAGCAAGGTGTTCCAGCCGACAGAGCTAGATTTTCCCTAATAGCTCcacattcttttctttcctcacGACTTgcag GTATACCGGGAGTTAAAATGTCATTGCTTGAAGAGTTTGGCATTCGCTTGGTCACATATGATCTTCCCGGTTTTGGGGAGAGCGATCCTCATCCCGGAAGGAACCTTAACTCATCAGCATTTGATATGTTGCACCTTGCTAACGCAGTTGGTATTAGTGACAAGTTCTGGCTTTTGGGCCATTCAAGTGGATCCATTCATGCTTGGGCTGCTCTCAGATACATACCTAACAGAATTGCAG GAGCAGCCATTTTGGCCCCAATGATTAATCCATACGATCCGAGCATGACTAAAGAAGAGATGAAAAGAATGTGGGAAAAATGGATgccaagaagaaaattattgtaCTTCTTAGCTCGTAGATTTCCGAAGTTCCTCTCCTATTTCTATCGCCGAAGCTTCCTATCTGGAAAGCATGATCGAATTGATAACCGGTTATTTGTCTCACTGGGAAAGAGA GACGAATTCCTGATCGACGAGCCAATATTCGAAGAATTTTGGCATAGAGATGTGGAGGAGTCAATTCGACAGGGAAATACAAAACCATTTATAGAGGAAGCTGTGCTACAGGTATCAGATTGGGGGTTTAGCCCAGCAGATCTTCAGGTGCGGAAGAAGTGTCAGAGAATAGGCATTCTTTCTTGGCTGAGGTCCTTGTACAGTGAGGCAGAATGTGAATTGACTGGATTCCTAGGCCCAATACATATATGGCAG GGCATGGATGATCGGGTATTCCCACCATCAGTGACCGAGTATGTGGAGCGGGTTCTACCCGGGGCCATTGTGCATAAGCTCCCAAATGAAGGCCATTTCTCCTATTTCTTTTTCTGTGATGAATGCCATAGACAGATATTTTCCACACTTTTTGGAATCCCTCAAGGTCCACTTGACAAGAAAGCGGAAATGGATCAAACTCCATTTGAAGGAGATATTCAAATGGTATCACCTGTTGCTGCTTCTACAACAGAATGA
- the LOC132191913 gene encoding ribonuclease MRP protein subunit POP4, whose protein sequence is MATDTVLQDQRKRTLAALERRFAAEHLLQQKKNKKSLNEGDIKEHNHTGSSVIASLADKTDAAVTPTLGASSKKGIFTFSGHPASQDPEENAPAYLQLSQPVHENLLATNIKLSSREGHMVDKILHELLQNGDSAQKYMQGSRSKKIDNWILLDNFVQGRGVSTGSHTRALRIHSKRSKRHMSMKQQKKCGSFDLPQELHKFDIFRPMHEMWKGYMMQLLKTIGKNQLAQCLLNADLHGAIILVAECKITSFTGVSGIVIRETAETFGIITQDDVIQVVPKKISVFIFQVDCWKVTLLGDKLTSRNLGL, encoded by the exons ATGGCTACCGACACAGTCCTTCAAGATCAAAGAAAGCGCACTTTGGCAGCATTGGAGCGGAGGTTTGCTGCTGAGCACCTTCTAcaacaaaagaagaacaaaaagagCTTAAACGAAGGAGACATAAAAGAACATAATCATACAGGTTCTTCAGTCATTGCTTCTTTGGCGGATAAAACTGATGCAGCAGTCACTCCCACATTGGGTGCTTCATCCAAgaaag GAATTTTTACTTTCTCAGGTCACCCTGCTTCACAAG ATCCTGAAGAAAATGCTCCAGCCTATTTGCAGCTCTCTCAACCCGTACATGAGAATCTGCTGGCAACCAATATTAAG CTTTCTAGTCGAGAAGGGCACATGGTCGATAAGATTTTACATGAGCTTCTTCAGAATGGTGATTCAGCTCAGAAGTACATGCAGGGCTCCAGaagcaaaaaaattgacaattggATCCTTCTTGATAATTTTGTACAAGGGCGTGGTGTATCTACTGGTTCTCATACCAGGGCTTTGCGGATCCATTCAAAGCGATCTAAAAGGCACATGTCCATGAAACAACAGAAAAAATGTGGATCATTTGATTTGCCCCAAGAACTTCACAA GTTTGATATTTTTAGGCCAATGCATGAAATGTGGAAAGGCTACATGATGCAACTGCTTAAAACTATCGG AAAAAATCAGTTGGCTCAATGTCTTCTCAATGCAGATCTACATGGTGCTATCATTCTAG TTGCTGAGTGTAAAATAACTTCTTTCACTGGAGTGAGCGGCATTGTGATTCGTGAAACTGCGGAAACATTTGGGATAATTACACAAGATGATGTAATCCAAG TTGTGCCCAAAAAGATTTCTGTCTTTATTTTCCAAGTTGATTGCTGGAAAGTTACATTGCTTGGGGACAAACTCACTTCAAGAAATTTGGGCTTGTGA